One Streptomyces sp. CG4 genomic window, GTAGCCGGTGTGCGGCCGTGCGCTGCGGCCGTGGCCGCGCTGGTCGTACACCACGACGTGGTAGCCGGCGGCCGCGAGCTCGCCGGCCACGCTGAAGTAGTAGGCGGCCAGGCTGTTGAGGGTCAGGCCGTGGACGAGCACCACGGCCGGTCGGCCGGGACTGCCGAGGCACTCGACGTTGAGGCGGGTACGTCCGGTGTGCAGGACTGTCACCGCAGGTGCTCCACGATGTGGTGCACCAGGTGCCCGACGGTGAGATCCGCGATCTGGTCGATGTCGAGCGAGGCGAAGTAGGCGGGGAAGTCGACGCGTTCACCGTAGGGGCGGCGCAGCTCGCCGGTGAGGGTGACCAGGTCGATGGATTCCAGGTCCAGGTCCTCCACGAAGCGGGTCTCCATCGTGACGGTGCCCGGGTCCGGTGGGCAGTCGTCGAGAACGACGTCCAGGGCCTCGGTGACCCGGGTCAGGACGGCCAACACGTCCGCGTCGGGGGTGTGCTGGTCATGACTGCTGTCCATGCGTCTGTCCAATCGTCTGAATCCGGGAGTGGACCTCAGCCATGTGAGTCCAGGCGACGATGTAGCTCCTGGGCCGCAGCTCGGGTGGGTTGTCGATACGCGCGAGCCGGATGGTGTACGAGAGGCCCGAGGGCGCACGGATGGTGAGGGTGTCGGAGCGGTCGGGGTCCATGGCCGTGACGAGGAATCCGTGCGGATCGCCGCGGAGCCCTGTCCCCTCCGCCTTCGCGGCCGCCTCCTTGGCCGTCCAGAACCGGGACAGCTGCTCCGGCCCGGCGCCGAGGCGCTGGAACAGGGCGCGTTCGCCGGGAGCCAGCACCGCGTCATACGTGGCGGCAGGGCGATCGGTGATCTCCTCGACGTCGATGCCGGCCGGGATACCCCCGGGCCGTACCAGCGCGACGGCCGCTTCTCGGCAGTGCGCGAGGGACAGTTCCAGCGGCGGCAGCCGACGTCCGTACACGCCCTGCGGGCGGGGACGCCCCGAGGGCTCGTTGTGAACCCGCACTTCGCCGGGGAAGACCGGCCCCGCCCCGTGTGCCCACAGATGGCGGCGCACCGCGTCCTTGGCGGCGAACCTGCCGAGAAGCCACTGCCGTCGGCCGCGTACGGGACGGCGCGCGAAGGTGGTCCGTTCCTCGCCGGCGAGCTGGCAGCGCATCATCAGCTCCAGCGAGGCCGGGTCGGGCCAGTGGTCGAAGACGAGCTGCCAGCCCCCTGGCTGAGGGACCGAGAGCGTGTGGTGGTCGGACCTTCGCTGGACGGCGATGGTCGTGGGGTTCGAGTCGAATCTGCGCTCCTGCCAGCCATGGACACCGGCCCACACCCGGCCCTCGTGCACGAGTTGCGCGTCTCCTTCCAGCAGCTTGTCCGTGACCTGGGTGATCCGGATGTGGCAGTCGACGCGGGAGCCGGGGGAGGGATGCGGGCCATGAAAGACGATCTCCTGGACGCCTACGGGGAGGACGTCCACGCGGTCGACGTGAGTCGCCATCAACCAGTAGCCGAGCAGCTGACCGACATTGTCGAGAAGAGCTCCGGGTGCCTTCAAACAGGTGAGAACGCCACGAACATGCCGTTGCCCGAGTGCGACGACGTCGGTGACTCCTTGGAAGCCCGGTCCGTGGAACATCCACCGCTGCTCGTACATCTCCCGGGCGGAGACGCAGGGCGCGGCTTCGGGCTCGTCGCACGCCCATGGGGAAGGCGGCTCAGGGTAAGCGGCAGCCGTCCGGGTGTCGGCGTGCGCATAGCGGCCGAACGCGGCCCGGTGCCATTCGTCTCCGTCCCGCTTGGCGGTGACCGTCAGCTCCACGGCAGCGGGCGGTGACGCGACCGCCCACTCCAGGAAGCGGGCGTCGCGCACGGCGACGGGGGTTCCGGCGGCGTCGGTGGCGTCCAGCATGAGCTGGACGATCGTGGTGGCGGGGACGACGGGCCAGCGGTCGGCGAGTTCGGGCCAGTCAGGGCGTTGCCGGTAGAAGCAGTGGTCGAGGAGGTAGGGCATGTGGTCGACGTCGGCCTCGACGACGCGGCGGGTGACGGCGGGGGCCGTCGTGGGGGGCATCGCCTGCTCGGCCCCGCCAGGACGCTCGGCAGCCGTGAAAAGCTCGGCCGCCGTGGTGGCCGTCTCGGTCAGCAGCGCCTCGAGTTCGGCGGCGGCGGGGATGCACCGGGCGAGGTCGTGCAGAGGAGTGGCGGGGCGGCCCTGGCCCCGGCCCAGCACGGCGCGGAGTCGCTCCCGGGCCTGTGGGTGCAGCGGCACCGGGCCGGCCTCCTGATCGAGGTTCACCGTCGTGCGGCGCGTGGCGAGAGCGGTGAAGTCCGGTTCCATGCCGACCGTCCAGAGTGCGGCCGCGACCCGGTCGAGCTGGCAGAGGCCGCTGCGGCGGGGCGAGTTGGCTGCGACGGCCAGGTGTTCGCGGCCTGCGAGCGTGTCCCCGACCAGTGCCGGCAGCTGGCCCGCACCGACCTGGACGAAGGCCCGGAAGCCTGCCGCGTACATGGCTTCGGTCAGCAGCCGGAAGCGGACCGGTTCGAGGAGGTGGCGGATGAAAAGCTCCCGGATGCCGGCCTCGTCGTCGGGAAAGGGCGCCGTCAGTGTTCCCGACCACACCGGCGTCCTGGCCGGGTGGATGGCAAGGTGGGGCAACGCGTCCCGCAGATCACCGAGATAGGGGGCCAGCATCGGGGTGTGGAACCCCGACTGGAAGGGCAGGACGCGGCCGAGGACGCCTTCGCCGCGCAGGTGGGCCGCAAGGGCTTCCAACTGGTCCCGGGGGCCGCAGACGACGCATTGGTGCGGGGCGTCGTCGTGGGAGACGACGACGCCGGGGTATCCGGGAAGGACGTCCTCGATCTGCGCGGCGGGGGCACCCAGGGCCAGGAAGGCGAGCGCGGGAAGCCGCAGATGCCGGGTGACGGTGTCGCGCAGCGCTGCCCCTGGCCTGTCCTCCCGGAAGATCCCTCCTGCGATCATCGCGGTCCACTCGCCTGCGCTGTGGCCGGCGACGGCGTCCGGATGGATTCCCATGCGGTCGAGTGCGGCCGACAGCAGTCCGCCGACGTCGAACAGGGCGGCGGTGTGAGCGATGACGTCCCCGACCCGCGTGTGCCCGGTGGAGAGGCGATCGGTTCCGAAGCGGTCGCAGATGTCGTCGACTTGAGGAGTGAACGCGGCCTCCAGGCCCGGGTAGAGGAATGCCATCCGCCCCCCACCGGGTCCCAGGAGAGGCGTCGGTGCGAACCACAGGCCACCGCGCCCGCCCCACAGTCTTCCTCGGGCTGCGGCCCTGCGGGCCAGCGCGAGCTGTCTGGCGCCGGGTCCGGCGATCGCCAGACGGGCTGGACCGCTCCCGCACGCGTCCATGGCGCGCAGGGCCGCGTCGTCGGTGTCGAGCAGCGCGGCCAGGGCCTGGGGGCTGTCCGCTGCCAGGCGCAGCACCTGTTCGCGTTCGGTGACGGTGGCCCGCCGTGTCCAGGTACGGACCGGGGCGGGCCCCGGCGCCTCCTCCAGCACCACGTGGGCGTTGATCCCTCCGAAGCCGAAGGCGTTGACCGCCGCCCGCCGTACTTCGGCCTCCCAGGGGCGAGCGGTCAGTGTCGGGCAGAAGCGGGTGTCCAGCAGTGCCGGGTGCGGGGCGTCGCAGTGCAGGGTCGGCGGGAGGACCGCGTAGTGGATCGCCAGCGCCGCCTTGACCATGCCCGCCACGCCGGCCGCGGGCATGGTATGCCCGATCATCGACTTCACCGAGCCGATGACGGCGTCCGCCCCGGTGCTCGGTCGGCCGAACACCTCAGTCAGTACGGCCAGTTCGGCGGCGTCACCGCCAGGGGTGCCCGTGCCGTGGGCCTCCAGGAGGCCGAGCGCGTTCGGGGCGGTGGGGTCGAGTCCGGCCTCCGCCCAGGCGAGCCGCACCGCGCGGGCCTGTCCTGCGGGGTCGGGGGTGACCAGGGAGACGGTGCGTCCGTCGGAGGCGAGGCCCACGCCCCGTACGAGCGCGTACACCCGGTCACCGGATCGCTGTGCGTCGGCGAGCCGCTTGAGCACCACGATGCCCGTGCCCTCGGAGAGCAGCATGCCGTCGGCGTCCCGGTGGAAGGGCCGGATGCGCTGGGAGGGCGACAGGGCTCCCAGTTCCGCGAAGACGCTCCACAGCGTGGCGTCGTGGCAGTGGTGCACTCCGCCGGCGAGCATCACGTCGCACCGCCCGCGCGCCAGTTCCGTGACCGCGTGGTCCACAGCGACGAGGGAGGAGGCGCAGGCCGCGTCCACGGTGTAGGCGGGGCCGCGCAGATCGAGGCGGTTGGCGACGCGGGAGGCGGCGAAGTTCGGTACGAGACCGAGCCCGTCGCCGGGACTGTAGGGGCCGAGCGCGTCGAGGAAGGCCGTGCGCAGCAGGCCTAGCTGCTCTTCGTCGATGTCCGGCAGCACCTCCCGCACCGTGCGAGTGAGCTGGGCCGATGTCCGTACGCGCTGGTCCAGGCGGGACGTCCGCGGAGTGAGGTAGCCGCCCCGGCCGAGCACGATCCCGATGCGGCTGCGGTCACCGGGCAGAGCACCGCCCGCGTCGGCGAGGGCCGCGGCGGCGGTGCACAACGCGATCAGCTGGTCGGGTTCGGTACCACGCGCCGCCGTCGGCATGATCCCGAAAGCGGCCGGATCGAAGTCGGCGAGGCCGTCGACGAAGCCGCCGCGACGGCAGGCGATCCCTTCCGGATGCCAGCGCCCCTCGGGGAAGTCGGTGATGGCGTCGACACCGTCGACGAGGTTGCGCCAGTACGTGCCGAGGTCGCCCGCGCCGGGCAGGGTCACCGCCATGCCGACGATCGCGACGGGCTCACGGGCCGCGGTCACAGGAGCCGGCCCGGGGCGGTGAGGACCACCTCGTCGACGTCCGTATCGCCGTGGGCGAGTTCGCGCAGCAGCGCGCGTACGCCGTCCTCCGGGTCGATCAGCCCGATTCCGTTGCGGGCGAAGTCGCGGGCGAGCTCGGGTCCGACCATGCCGGGGTGGCGCGGGTCGGGTGCCCAGGGGCCCCAGTGGATGGTGAGCGTGCGGCTTCCGGTGGCTCGCCGCCAGTGGCGGCCCAGGGTGGCGAGGGCGTCGTTGGCGGCGCTGTAGTCGGCCTGCCCCCGGTTGCCGAGGACCGCGGTCACAGAGCCGAACAGGACCATAACGCTTGGGAGTTGAGGCAGGTCCCGGAGAGCGGCCAGCAGGGCGCGGGCACCGTTCACCTTGGTGCCGTGGACGCGCGCGAAGGAGTCGGGCTGCTTGTCGGCGAGCAACTGGTCCTCGACGACGCCCGCCGCGTGCACGACGGCGTCGATACGTCCGGCGTCGGCGTGGATGTCCTCCAGGGTGGTGCGCACGGCTTCGGCGTCCCGCAGGTCGAGACAGTGGTAGCGGGCCTTCCCGCCGGCGGCGGCGATCTCACCGAGGGTTGCGGCGACTTCGCGGCGGGCGAGGACACGGCGGGCTTCGCGGTCGACGTCGCCGGGAGCCAGGCCGCCGCGCCCGGCGAGGACGGAGCGCAGGGCGGTGATGTCGGGGGCCCGGCCGGGGCCGGGGTCATCGCAGGCGTCGGACACGTCGGTACGGCCGAGGAGCTCGACACGGCATCCGGCAGCGGCGAGGGTGACGGCGACGCGGGCCGTGATGCCTCGGGCCCCGCCGGCGAGGAGGGCCACGCTGTCCGGACCGAGACCGGCGGCCAGGGTGTTCGCCGTGGCGTCGCCGTCGGCCTCGGGCCCGAGCGGGGCCGGGTGGAGCTCCGGTCCCAGTCGAATGCCGTCGGCGGTGTGGCGGACGACCGGGCACCGGTCGGGGGCGAGGAGTTCACCGACGAGATCGTCCGCGAGTGCGGTGACGGGGCGGTCAGGGGAGAGGGTGACGACACGTGCCAGGGTGCTGGGGTACTCCTGTGCGACGGCTCGGAAGAATCCGTTCAGCCCTGCCGCGCGGGTGTCCTCTCCAGCGGGCCGGGCACAGAGCAGCCAGCGCGGTCCGCCGCGCAGGACGGCTTGGAACAGGGGGAATGCGGCGGGCAGCACGGGAGTGGTGCCCGGCGTGAGCGCGGCGAGGTGGACGACACCGTCATCGCGCTGGTGGCTCTCCTGCGGGCCCGGGCGGCTGTCGGACCGGGCGGCGGCCCCGAGTGCGCGCAGGCGCTCGACGAGCGCGCGCGCCAGCGGCGTGTCCTCGGCCAGAACCAGGAAGCGGCGCCCTCGCAGGACGGCGTTGTCGGGCTCGGGCGCGCCGGTGAGAGTGGTGTCCCGGAGCAGGTATCGCATGGTGGCCGTTGCTCCGGCAGGTGTCCGGGCGTGGAGGCGGTTTGCACCGGACGGTGGGGCCGCGGACGGCGGGCGGGGTCCGGGCACGTCCTCGGGTGACGCAGCGGGGGACCTCTGGGACATGGCGTTTGAGCCGGAACCCCGTTCGGGTGCCTCCCCTCGGCCTGTCGCCGCGTCGGCGCCCTCCTCCTGGCGCGCTCCGCTCAGCCGTGCCTCGAGCCGGTCCGCGAGCGCCCCCGCCGTGCGGGCCAGGAGCAGATCTTCCAGGTCCCTTTCCGCCCATGTCTCCCGATCCGGCCCGGCTGCTCCCCTCAGCCGTCTGCCGATCTCACCCACGATCTCCGTGCGCTTGATCGAGTCGATGCTCAACTCGGCTTCCAAGTCCAGCTCGGACTCGATGAGTTCCAGCGGATAGCCGGTCCGCTCACTGATCACGGATCGCACCGTACTCAGCACATCCGGCCCGGTCGCCGCGGTGAGGGCCTCGGGCCTCGGACCGGGTGCGGGCTCCGGCGCGGCCGGAACGTCCGGCGCACCCGGCGACCTGCCTGTCTGTCCCGCACCGAAATACGCCAGCAGTACGTCCCGTTGTGCCGCCACCATCTCCCGGCTGCCGCGCAGGAATTCGGCCAGCAGGCCGGGGCCGTCCGTCGGTGCGGAGGGCAGTGCGAGGGGGTCGATCCGCCGGGCGGGTTGCAGGCCCCCGGGCAGCGGCGCCCCGTCGGCCGTGCGGACGAGGTGGCCGTCGACCGTCCAGCCCGCCTGCTCCGGCACCGCCGCAGGGTCGGCGACGAGCGCGTCGCGCCCGGCGAACAGCCGCTCCGCCGCCACCGGGACGCCCGCCACCGCGAGGCGGGCCAGGGCCTGGAGGTGTCCGGCCAGCCCGGCGTCCGGGTACGGTTCGAAGGGAACGGCGACGTGCGGGCGTGAGCCGAGAATGGCGCGGACCAGTCCCGTGAGCACCGTGCCGGGTCCGGCTTCGACGAACACACGGGCCCCGGCCGCGTACATCGCCTCGATCTGCTCGACAAAGCGCACGGGTGCGGCGATCTGCTCGGCGAGCCGCTCCCGTACGCCCGCGGGATCGTCCGGATAGCGGTCGGCCGTCGTATTGGACCAGACCGGGATGTCGGGTGTGCGGAACGGGATACCCGTCAGCGCCTCGGCGAACTTCTCCACGGCCCCCGCGACGAGCGGGCTGTGGAAGGCGCAGGCGACAGGGAGACGGCGCGCGGCCAGCCCGGCGTCCGCTGCCGCGGCGAGAGCCTGCTCGATGGCCGGGGCGCATCCCGAGACGACGCTCTGCGCGGGTGCGTTGTGGTTGGCGACGACCACCTCTCCGAGCAGCCCGGCCTCCTTGAGCAGCGCGTTCGCCTTCCCCGGTTCCGCCGCGACGACGGCCATGGCACCGGGTTCGTCACCCACCGCCTGCGCGATCGCCTCGGCGCGCGCGGCGCTGAGGTCCAGCACGGTGTCGAGGGACAGGGCGCCTGCCGCGCCCAGGGCGACCAGTTCACCGTACGAGTGCCCGGCCACCATGTCGGCCCTGACGCCGAGCCCCTTGAGTACCTGGTAAGCCGCCAGGCCGACTGCCCCGAGGGCGGGTTGGGCGTGTCGTTGGTCGGCGAGTCGGGCGCGCCTGGCTTCCCGGGTCGCGGTGTCGAAGGCGGCCGGGGGGAAGAGGACGTCGGCGGGCGCCCGGTGCAGATGGCGCTGGGTCTGCGGGAACGCGATGAGGAGTTCGGCGAACATGCCGGGGCGCTGGCTGCCCTGGCCGGGGAAGAGGACGGCGACCTTGCCCGCCGGGGCAGCACCGCCTTCTCGGAGAAAGATCCCCGGCCCCGGCTCGTCCGCGACCACCGCCCGCAGCAGCTCGGGCAGTTCGTCGAGGGACGCTGCCACCACGGCGGCGCCGACCGGGTGCGCTCCGGCGCACCGTGCGGCGGTCAGCGCGAGGTCGCGCAGTCGCCAGGGGCGTCCTGAGCAGTCGTTGAGCTCGGTCAGCCGCAGCAGCTCGCGCGCGTCGTCCGCGCCCCGCAGGACGAGGAGTTCGGCAGGCCAGACGTCATGGCCGCTGCGGGGCGGCGCGGCCCCGCCGTACCCCCGCAGCACGACGTGGAAATTGGTGCCGCCGAAGCCGAAGGCGCTGACGCCCCCGACCCGCTGCTCGGCGGGCCGCGCCCACGGCAGCGGCCTGTCGTGGAAGACGAACGGGCTGCTGTCCGCGTCCCAGACGGGGTCGGGCCGACGCAGATGCAGGGTCGGCGGCCGTACGCCCGTGTGCACCGCGAGGACCGTCTTGATCAGCCCGGCGAGCCCGGCGGCGCACTTGGTGTGTCCGATCTGGGACTTGACCGAGCCGATGACGCATGCCCCTGGTGCCGCGCCGGACTCGGTGAACACCTCGGTGAGCGCGGAGAGTTCGGTGCGGTCGCCGACGGCCGTACCGGTGCCGTGGGCCTCGACGAGCCCCACCGTGGAAGGACGGATACGGGCCTGCGCGTAGGCGCGTTCCAGGGCGGCCCGCTGTCCCTGCGGGCGGGGCGCGGTGAGCCCGAGCGAACGCCCGTCGCCGCTGCTGCCCACGGACTCGATGACGGCATAGACGCGGTCGCCGTCGCGCTCGGCGTCCGCGAGCCTCTTGAGCACGACGCAGGCGACGCCTTCGCCGAGCGCGATCCCGTCGGCGTCGACGTCGAAGGGGCGGCATCGGCCGGTCGGTGAGAGGACGTGCACGGAGGAGAAGAGGAGGTAGTCCTTGATGCCGTTGTGCAGGTCGGCGCCCCCGCACAGGGCGAGGTCCGCGGCGCCGCTGCGCAGCTGGCTGCAGGCGGCGTCGACGGCGGTCAGCGAGGAGGCGCAGGCCGCGTCGACGGTGAAGTTGGCGCCGCCGAGACCGAGCCGGCTCGCGATGCGCCCGGAGATGACGTTGCCGAGCATGCCGGGAAAGGTGTCCTCGGTGAGGGCGGGCAGTCGGGCGGCCAGTTCCTCGGGGAGGCGGCCGAGGTAGGAGGGCAGAACG contains:
- a CDS encoding beta-ketoacyl synthase N-terminal-like domain-containing protein, which translates into the protein MTAAREPVAIVGMAVTLPGAGDLGTYWRNLVDGVDAITDFPEGRWHPEGIACRRGGFVDGLADFDPAAFGIMPTAARGTEPDQLIALCTAAAALADAGGALPGDRSRIGIVLGRGGYLTPRTSRLDQRVRTSAQLTRTVREVLPDIDEEQLGLLRTAFLDALGPYSPGDGLGLVPNFAASRVANRLDLRGPAYTVDAACASSLVAVDHAVTELARGRCDVMLAGGVHHCHDATLWSVFAELGALSPSQRIRPFHRDADGMLLSEGTGIVVLKRLADAQRSGDRVYALVRGVGLASDGRTVSLVTPDPAGQARAVRLAWAEAGLDPTAPNALGLLEAHGTGTPGGDAAELAVLTEVFGRPSTGADAVIGSVKSMIGHTMPAAGVAGMVKAALAIHYAVLPPTLHCDAPHPALLDTRFCPTLTARPWEAEVRRAAVNAFGFGGINAHVVLEEAPGPAPVRTWTRRATVTEREQVLRLAADSPQALAALLDTDDAALRAMDACGSGPARLAIAGPGARQLALARRAAARGRLWGGRGGLWFAPTPLLGPGGGRMAFLYPGLEAAFTPQVDDICDRFGTDRLSTGHTRVGDVIAHTAALFDVGGLLSAALDRMGIHPDAVAGHSAGEWTAMIAGGIFREDRPGAALRDTVTRHLRLPALAFLALGAPAAQIEDVLPGYPGVVVSHDDAPHQCVVCGPRDQLEALAAHLRGEGVLGRVLPFQSGFHTPMLAPYLGDLRDALPHLAIHPARTPVWSGTLTAPFPDDEAGIRELFIRHLLEPVRFRLLTEAMYAAGFRAFVQVGAGQLPALVGDTLAGREHLAVAANSPRRSGLCQLDRVAAALWTVGMEPDFTALATRRTTVNLDQEAGPVPLHPQARERLRAVLGRGQGRPATPLHDLARCIPAAAELEALLTETATTAAELFTAAERPGGAEQAMPPTTAPAVTRRVVEADVDHMPYLLDHCFYRQRPDWPELADRWPVVPATTIVQLMLDATDAAGTPVAVRDARFLEWAVASPPAAVELTVTAKRDGDEWHRAAFGRYAHADTRTAAAYPEPPSPWACDEPEAAPCVSAREMYEQRWMFHGPGFQGVTDVVALGQRHVRGVLTCLKAPGALLDNVGQLLGYWLMATHVDRVDVLPVGVQEIVFHGPHPSPGSRVDCHIRITQVTDKLLEGDAQLVHEGRVWAGVHGWQERRFDSNPTTIAVQRRSDHHTLSVPQPGGWQLVFDHWPDPASLELMMRCQLAGEERTTFARRPVRGRRQWLLGRFAAKDAVRRHLWAHGAGPVFPGEVRVHNEPSGRPRPQGVYGRRLPPLELSLAHCREAAVALVRPGGIPAGIDVEEITDRPAATYDAVLAPGERALFQRLGAGPEQLSRFWTAKEAAAKAEGTGLRGDPHGFLVTAMDPDRSDTLTIRAPSGLSYTIRLARIDNPPELRPRSYIVAWTHMAEVHSRIQTIGQTHGQQS
- a CDS encoding acyl carrier protein; translation: MDSSHDQHTPDADVLAVLTRVTEALDVVLDDCPPDPGTVTMETRFVEDLDLESIDLVTLTGELRRPYGERVDFPAYFASLDIDQIADLTVGHLVHHIVEHLR
- a CDS encoding SDR family NAD(P)-dependent oxidoreductase, translated to MVIGVTPFGEADAQLAAAVSRVGGLGVVDLGAGGGDARDALELTRSWSPGPFGVRLRADCALRPDELYIPGEAGPHVVLVAPEFPLRPGEFRPGTVVAEVRDLREAHAAVSAGAAGLVARGSECGGPAGELSTFVLLQQFLGDDRITVPVWAWGGIGPHTAAAAVLGGAAGVVLDVQLALLDEADTAPEIAAALRFLDGTETRRENGHRILDPRRPGLPEPLHGRPLPLGQDAFLARRFARKYKTVAVAVRAVRDAVDRAAQDRSAPEALRPGSPMCGALGTELPLAQGPMTRVSDQPGFAAAVADAGGLPFLALALAGPEDTRALLTGTRAALRDRPWGVGVLGFAPEDVRAAQLAAVREVRPTHAIIAGGRPTQAADLEKHGIRTFLHVPSPGLLEQFLAAGARRFVFEGAECGGHIGPHNSFPLWEAQLAVLDDFLAARPDQEGPTLEVLFAGGIHDERSAAMVAALGSGIRAHGAATGMLMGTAYLFTEEVVARNAVRPLYQRQALTAERTTVLRTGPGQATRCLPSPYCRTHEARREELGRRGVPERQAWEELERLNLGRLRIAGKGIERVGGALQDVDEPRQLAEGLFMAGEVSVLRTATTTVAALHRQVSEAAADFFERRSRAVTPSSTLSSSDREGPVPVPEPLGIAVIGMACMFPQAPDLSAFWGNVLSGTDAVTEVPPERWDPSVHHGPQATAHDVSASKWGGFLPRIPFDPLRYGIPPASLPSIDPVQLLALETAARALADAGYDQREMPSDRTCVIFGAEAGSDTADAAALRAVLPSYLGRLPEELAARLPALTEDTFPGMLGNVISGRIASRLGLGGANFTVDAACASSLTAVDAACSQLRSGAADLALCGGADLHNGIKDYLLFSSVHVLSPTGRCRPFDVDADGIALGEGVACVVLKRLADAERDGDRVYAVIESVGSSGDGRSLGLTAPRPQGQRAALERAYAQARIRPSTVGLVEAHGTGTAVGDRTELSALTEVFTESGAAPGACVIGSVKSQIGHTKCAAGLAGLIKTVLAVHTGVRPPTLHLRRPDPVWDADSSPFVFHDRPLPWARPAEQRVGGVSAFGFGGTNFHVVLRGYGGAAPPRSGHDVWPAELLVLRGADDARELLRLTELNDCSGRPWRLRDLALTAARCAGAHPVGAAVVAASLDELPELLRAVVADEPGPGIFLREGGAAPAGKVAVLFPGQGSQRPGMFAELLIAFPQTQRHLHRAPADVLFPPAAFDTATREARRARLADQRHAQPALGAVGLAAYQVLKGLGVRADMVAGHSYGELVALGAAGALSLDTVLDLSAARAEAIAQAVGDEPGAMAVVAAEPGKANALLKEAGLLGEVVVANHNAPAQSVVSGCAPAIEQALAAAADAGLAARRLPVACAFHSPLVAGAVEKFAEALTGIPFRTPDIPVWSNTTADRYPDDPAGVRERLAEQIAAPVRFVEQIEAMYAAGARVFVEAGPGTVLTGLVRAILGSRPHVAVPFEPYPDAGLAGHLQALARLAVAGVPVAAERLFAGRDALVADPAAVPEQAGWTVDGHLVRTADGAPLPGGLQPARRIDPLALPSAPTDGPGLLAEFLRGSREMVAAQRDVLLAYFGAGQTGRSPGAPDVPAAPEPAPGPRPEALTAATGPDVLSTVRSVISERTGYPLELIESELDLEAELSIDSIKRTEIVGEIGRRLRGAAGPDRETWAERDLEDLLLARTAGALADRLEARLSGARQEEGADAATGRGEAPERGSGSNAMSQRSPAASPEDVPGPRPPSAAPPSGANRLHARTPAGATATMRYLLRDTTLTGAPEPDNAVLRGRRFLVLAEDTPLARALVERLRALGAAARSDSRPGPQESHQRDDGVVHLAALTPGTTPVLPAAFPLFQAVLRGGPRWLLCARPAGEDTRAAGLNGFFRAVAQEYPSTLARVVTLSPDRPVTALADDLVGELLAPDRCPVVRHTADGIRLGPELHPAPLGPEADGDATANTLAAGLGPDSVALLAGGARGITARVAVTLAAAGCRVELLGRTDVSDACDDPGPGRAPDITALRSVLAGRGGLAPGDVDREARRVLARREVAATLGEIAAAGGKARYHCLDLRDAEAVRTTLEDIHADAGRIDAVVHAAGVVEDQLLADKQPDSFARVHGTKVNGARALLAALRDLPQLPSVMVLFGSVTAVLGNRGQADYSAANDALATLGRHWRRATGSRTLTIHWGPWAPDPRHPGMVGPELARDFARNGIGLIDPEDGVRALLRELAHGDTDVDEVVLTAPGRLL